From Equus przewalskii isolate Varuska chromosome 7, EquPr2, whole genome shotgun sequence, one genomic window encodes:
- the LOC103567384 gene encoding urea transporter 1 isoform X3, whose protein sequence is MAVFSDKGNYFWWLLVPVCVMSMTCPIFSSALNSVFCKWDLPVFTLPFNMALSMYLSATGHYNLFFPSKLFTPVTSVANVTWSDLNALQLLKSLPVGVGQIYGCDNPWTGGIFLCAILLSSPLMCLHAAIGSLVGVIAGISLSAPFEDIYAGLWGLNSSLACIAIGGMFMALTWQTHLLALACALFTAYLGSSMSNLMAVVGLPSGTWPFCLATLLFLLLTTKNPNIYKMPLSKATYPEENRIFYLQAKKKMVQSPL, encoded by the exons ccCAATTTTCTCAAGTGCACTGAACTCCGTGTTCTGCAAATGGGACCTCCCTGTCTTCACCCTGCCCTTCAACATGGCGTTGTCAATGTACCTTTCGGCCACAGGACATTATAATTTGTTCTTCCCAAGCAAATTGTTCACACCTGTAACCTCAGTTGCCAATGTCACCTGGTCTGACCTCAATGCCCTGCAG TTATTGAAATCCCTGCCTGTGGGTGTTGGTCAGATATATGGCTGTGATAATCCATGGACAGGGGGCATTTTCCTATGTGCCatcctgctctcctccccactcATGTGCCTACATGCTGCGATCGGATCATTGGTGGGGGTAATAGCAG GAATCAGTCTTTCGGCTCCATTTGAGGACATCTACGCTGGACTCTGGGGTTTGAACAGCTCTCTGGCCTGCATTGCAATTGGAGGAATGTTCATGGCACTCACCTGGCAAACCCACCTCCTGGCTCTTGCCTGCG ccCTGTTCACTGCCTACCTCGGAAGCAGCATGTCAAACCTGATGGCTGTG GTTGGATTACCATCTGGTACCTGGCCCTTCTGTTTGGCCACACTGTTGTTCCTCTTGCTGACCACGAAAAACCCCAACATCTACAAGATGCCCCTCAGTAAAGCCACTTATCCTGAAGAAAACCGCATCTTCTACCTACAAGCCAAGAAAAAGATGGTTCAAAGCCCTTTGTGA